One region of Thalassophryne amazonica chromosome 16, fThaAma1.1, whole genome shotgun sequence genomic DNA includes:
- the rrp7a gene encoding ribosomal RNA-processing protein 7 homolog A has protein sequence MAPPKKKHAGSQQACVIPGGFTELSLQFNSDSVSRHKLYVKEHRVRAEKSSHRPLDRTLFVLNVPSYCSENVMKDLFSLFGTIESVELRDHPGSFQHSGPKLAWIFKPAEKKGFKVGYIVFKKPSSITAAKSHPQNVPLMVCTEERPVKTGVQKWIQQYKRSFIQPEKLQQLVDSFMNDYDKRKEEEAERQKEEAEQQQEDGEGWVKVTRGHKGTKARPHSEAANQRTLQKEMRKKKRKELMNFYTWQHRNTQKEHIAQLRKKFEEDKQRIALLRAQRKFRPY, from the exons ATGGCGCCGCCCAAAAAGAAACACGCTGGGAGTCAGCAGGCGTGTGTTATTCCCGGAGGTTTTACAG AGTTATCCCTACAGTTTAATTCTGACAGCGTGTCACGGCATAAACTGTATGTCAAAGAGCACAGAGTGCGGGCAGAGAAGAGTTCCCACAGACCTCTGGACAGGACTTTATTTGTCCTCAACGTTCCTTCGTATTGCTCAGAG AATGTTATGAAAGACTTGTTCTCACTGTTTGGTACCATTGAGTCAGTGGAGCTGAGAGACCACCCAGGCTCCTTTCAACACTCTGGACCCAAGCTGGCTTGGATCTTCAAAcctgctgaaaaaaag GGGTTCAAAGTAGGCTACATTGTGTTCAAAAAGCCCTCAAGTATAACAGCAGCTAAGTCACATCCTCAAAATGTGCCTTTGATGGTTTGCACAGAGGAGCGACCAGTGAAGACGGGTGtccaga AGTGGATCCAACAGTACAAAAGATCTTTTATTCAGCCAGAAAAACTCCAGCAGTTAGTCGACTCCTTCATGAACGACTATGACAAGCGCAAAGaggag gaagcagaacggcagAAGGAGGAGGCAGAGCAGCAACAAGAGGACGGAGAGGGTTGGGTCAAAGTCACGAGAGGACACAAAGGCACCAAGGCCCGCCCCCACAGCGAGGCAGCCAACCAGAGGACGCTACAGAAAGAGAtgaggaagaagaagaggaaggagCTCATGAATTTCTACACCTGGcagcacagaaacacacagaaagaAC ATATTGCTCAACTAAGGAAAAAGTTTGAGGAGGATAAACAGAGAatagctttgctgagggcccagcGAAAGTTCAGACCTTACTGA
- the LOC117528345 gene encoding zona pellucida sperm-binding protein 4-like encodes MSDPRVKLCLISVVLVFMVRFCCVPAEHGTRLVLPAVICSVRRIRARFGPQVKSNIRVKDSSGVSVPVPQSEGPCGVRKSRDKNHSLSFISRYDSCFAYIKDSTVVIPLQVQLKGEDRWFRVNISCPLIKRYSERRTQHVSTPFPGPCGTERALRLVCGHQSISADACYKLGCCYDNQDLTCYYRLNACSLDGHFVFLVQATDTDPPLRPSSLTVKDHPQCLPVIATRDSAVFKIGLKDCGANMKVAGDVVIYEVEVEELDSKTTAGHSPFSLQVQCEFQATDLLHTADLRTFSSIANPPPVVGLGNIKVQMRIATDASFSSFFSKDQLPVTIPLREAAYVEVSLTQPSPDPALTLRVRDCFAYPASRHSVWTLLYDGCPNPLDNMKSSVPVDHQGQTTSHSRVRRFDVKVFAFMDPRIGQPSTEEMYFYCWVEICTRDMDCAQRCSIISSEGERQRRNAPSDSKVQLISVGPLLLGQNLTDLEDSPYVKQNTVFQVILYVLCGIGAVLLLILPFTVWSICRKRREEAEPACDACPKN; translated from the exons ATGAGCGATCCCCGTGTGAAGCTGTGTTTGATTTCTGTCGTGTTGGTCTTCATGGTTCGGTTCTGTTGCGTACCGGCCGAACACGGGACGCGGCTGGTTCTGCCCGCTGTCATCTGCTCTGTCAGACGAATCCGCGCACGATTCGGCCCTCAGGTTAAAAGTAACATCCGTGTTAAAG ACTCGTCAGGGGTGTCGGTTCCCGTCCCGCAGTCTGAGGGGCCCTGCGGGGTCCGAAAGAGCAGAGATAAGAACCACAGCCTTTCTTTTATCAGCAGATATGACAGTTGCTTTGCTTATATTAAG GACAGCACAGTGGTCATCCCTCTGCAGGTCCAGCTGAAAGGAGAGGATAGATGGTTTAGGGTTAATATCAGCTGTCCTCTTATAAAGAGATACAGCGAGAGAAGAACTCAGCATGTCTCCACAC CATTCCCTGGGCCTTGTGGCACTGAAAGAGCTCTGCGATTGGTTTGTGGCCACCAAAGCATTTCTGCTGATGCTTGCTACAAACTGGGATGTTGCTATGATAATCAGGATTTAACCTGTTATTATAGACTCAATG CCTGCTCCCTGGATGGACACTTTGTGTTCTTGGTACAAGCCACAGACACAGATCCGCCTCTCCGTCCCAGCAGCCTCACAGTCAAGGATCATCCACAGTGTTTACCTGTGATTGCTACCCGAGACAGTGCTGTCTTTAAGATTGGACTCAAAGACTGTGGTGCTAACATGAAG GTGGCTGGTGATGTGGTGATctatgaggtggaggtggaggagctaGACAGTAAAACTACTGCTGGACATTCTCCATTTAG CCTTCAGGTACAATGTGAATTTCAGGCAACAGATTTACTGCACACAGCAGATCTGCGAACCTTCTCTTCTATCGCAAACCCACCACCTGTTGTTGGACTTGGCAACATCAAAGTACAGATGAGAATTGCCACAG ATGCATCCTTCTCATCCTTCTTTTCCAAGGACCAGCTTCCGGTGACCATACCCTTGCGTGAAGCTGCTTACGTTGAAGTTTCTCTTACTCAGCCATCCCCGGATCCTGCACTTACCCTGCGTGTACGGGACTGCTTTGCATACCCAGCATCCAGACACTCTGTGTGGACGCTTCTGTATGACGG GTGTCCCAACCCTCTGGACAATATGAAGAGTTCCGTCCCCGTGGACCACCAGGGTCAGACCACTTCCCACTCACGGGTCAGAAGGTTTGATGTCAAAGTCTTTGCCTTCATGGACCCTCGCATAGGCCAACCGAGCACAGAGGAA ATGTACTTTTACTGCTGGGTGGAAATATGCACCAGAGATATGGACTGTGCTCAACGCTGCTCCATCATTT CATCTGAAGGTGAGCGACAGAGAAGAAATGCCCCGTCTGACTCTAAGGTCCAGCTCATCTCTGTAGGACCTCTGCTGCTGGGACAGAACCTAACTGACCTGGAGGACAGTCCATATGTGAAACAGAACACAG TGTTTCAGGTGATACTATATGTACTCTGTGGCATTGGAGCTGTTCTGCTGCTGATCCTGCCATTTACCGTCTGGTCAATCTGCAGGAAACGTCGTGAAGAAGCTGAACCAGCCTGTGACGCATGCCCCAAGAACTAA